TGTGTTACTACTATAACTGCTCAACAAATGCAAGCAATAATTAAGTGTTGTCAATCATTTCTCTGTGAAGCAAAATCACAATTTATGATGAGACTCACTCTGGCCAATGGGTGAGTAATAAGAGGCAGTTTTTTGGGCATCACCAAAGTCATACACCACAGGTGACACTGGGCCATTATCGATCCAACACTTCCCTAACCCATATTTCACTGGATATCTCTGCAGGGGCAAAAGAGAGATTATGTGAGGAGAGTACAACAGATGTCAAACTGTGGAGAGGGAGAAATTTCTTCAAGCTAACTCGTTATCCACAAACCAGTCTCAGTAATAGTCAATCCTTTCTCCCCAGAGCTGTGTCTCCACAATGACCCAAACTTCatatccctctctctttcacactCCCCATTTCCCCTGGCCCTCTAACATAGTCTGAATCAGTTTTTCTGTAAGGAAAAGGACATGGATTCACAGGAATCCCAAAGTAGGAGAATCAGCCAAGCAGAAGCAGTAAGAGATAATCAGCCACCCACACATCAGACCTGCTCCCTCCAAACACATGGCTTTCTGTTCACCAAAGAATGTGCCCACACCCAACAGCCCAGCGTACCTTGTAGAGGCCAAACAGGTTATGTCCCAGAAATTGGAGGAAGCCAGTGTTGGTGCGGTACCTCAGCAGGGAacgcatcctccactgcttcaggGGCGTCTTGTTGGGAACGTGCCAGATTTCCAGGTCCTGGGCCTTGATGTCGTAGTAGCCAGGGTTCTGGAGAGTAACAGACAGTAAGCCTGACCAGCCCACGAAGTCAAGTGCAGACCTGTCTGAGCTGACAGCCAGGCATGTGGCAGCAGCCTCAGTTACCCCACTTCTAGCACACAATGATTCCTACATGAACTCCACGGCCTTGTTGGGGAGAAGTTTTGCTTCAAGACATCTAAGTACTTCTCCAGCTCTACTTGATGTCACCAACTTTTCATGCCCTTCCGTTACCTGCTTGTGGTGTCATCAACTCAACTCCTCATTCTCGCACAAGTGACAGAAAAGAGGACATTGTACCAACCTTGTAGTCATCGCTtgttgctgcctctgcagacccAAAGGTGTTGTAATTGGCCCAGTTGCCGTCCCCCTCTGCGTAGTCTGCCCTGTTGCCCTGCTGACTGGACCAGCGATCACCCTGCGTGCACTTCCCACCCATGTTGTTCTCATGCACACTGGCCACCAGGGTCCAGCCACCACCCCCAGAGGTCATGTCGCAGAAGGTCTGGTAGATGACTCCATTCTCAGTGCGGAGGAAATACAGGCCATCTGTAGAGAGAACCAACAAGAGCCTCGCTGTCTGTAAACTCATGGTGCACCTTAGCCCACACTAGAAAAGCTCAGGGAACCAAGAACATAGCCTTCCAGCTCCTTTCCTGTGGCCTGTTACTAAGTGGGCCTGGGGATGCTGGAATCTCCCCCAGGTTTACAAGAACATTCATCTGAAACTGCAAAATAGcctagaactatcaaaacctctcaGTGACATATCCCAGATTTTCAACATGAACTGCTCCTATGACCCAGTAATTCCACCCCAATCTACACACACAGGAATTGTTAACAGCAGCTCACGTGGATATCTAAACACCAATGCTCATTATAGCATAAGAGTCACAAGAGACAAAAGGTGGGaacaacacaaacacacaaaagaaagaCTAATGATGcacaaaattgtgtgtgtgtgtgtgtgtgtggttttagagagacagaaaggataaAATCAGTGAATACGTCATTGTATGCTATGGATATACCTCTAAAGCATGATGCTAAGTAAGACAGCTACCATAAAAGACAAATGATCCCTAATCCCCATTCTGTGAGGTAAACAAAGGGGCAAATTCATAGTGGGCAAAGGAAGGCAGAAGTGGCCACAACCTGAGAGCAGGCAGAATATGCAGAAAGTGCTTGCTGTACACTACATTTTGGTATCCACTCTGGGAAATGACAATGTCCTGGAGATGCAGCCTTGTGAAGGCTCCACTACGTAAGAAGGTATTAAAGACATTAAGTTGCAGCTAAAACTGTCTTAACTGCGAAATGTTTTCCACCATGttatatttgcaaatatatacatatgttttctTAAAACTAAAACTAGTGGTTGTATATACTTAAATGAAATGAGCATTTATATGTATAATACCAAATGTTCTTTAAACAAAActacaacaaaaaaaaactacattcTGCGAAGCCTAAGCACTTGACTagttctggctggctggctggctggcaggctcaTCACTCACCACGGGATGCAGGGCACTTCTCTTTGATTTCCTTGCAGCTTCTGGGCAGAGATGGAGAATAATAACAGGTCTGTCTCATGGGATCTGTATAGTTAACAGCTGCAGAACAAGCAGAGTTTGGTTCTTCCTGTTGCTTTGACACAAAACCTCATGTCCCATTGTCCTGAATCCCAAACCGATTCCACTCCCACAGCAGAGCCCATTCTGTGCCTGCCTTCTACAGCTCTGAGAGACCCAGATCAGACCCATTCATCCCATCTCACCCCATCTCACCCAGCAGGCTTTATGCACATCCCCTCCATGCCACCACCAACTGTGATACTCCCTGCCCTAGACATTGGGCATTCCGACACATTCAGCATCCCCAAGGACTTGCCTCTAAGGAGATTACAGAGTCATCAATAGAACTCTATTGAGAAGAACAGATGATAAGAGCTAATCATGTTGGCACAAGCAAAACAAAGTATGTGACATGGGAAAGGCCAGGCCATAATGGAGAAAGGGGTTGTCAGGATGAGATCTCAGAGTCAAAACAGAACATCTTGTCCAAGGAACAACTAACCGTGTCCTGAGAAAATGTACAAGATATAACtgtaggaagaaagagaagaaaactacACATGGAATTGGAGGGCATCATGtccaaaagcagaaaaataagctAAATTATGATCTAGCctatagcagaaaaaaaaaagtagcctgCTGAAGCTGATCCTGGGTGAGGAGGCAGGGAGTAAGGAGACAACAGCTAGGAGTCCAGCAGAGGCGAGAAGGAAGACCCTTGTCTGTGAATCCCACTCCGCAAACTGCTCTGGACGTCCAGAGGAATGAGAATGCCCACATGCTGCAAGGCAGGTGAGTTCACCTGGGTGGAACTCAGTCCTCGCCATTGAGTGTCTTTGGaattgaacttcacataccaaagcctcagtttcctcatactCAAAGCtaagaaaaagtgttttgtgaAGTCAGGTGAGAAAATACCTAAAacacattgccttttttttttttaattggaaagtcagatctgcagagagaaggagagacaaagaggaacatcttatgtctgctgattcactccccaagttgctgcaacggTCAGTGCTCAGCCAATCCaagaccaggagacaggaacttctttctgggtcttccatgtgggtacagggtcccaaagtttggctgtccttgactactttcccaggtcacaagcagggagcggcaTGGGAAGTAGGGATGCCAGGATATCatccagcaccatatgggatcccgcatgtgcaagacgaggacttgagacactaggctaccatgcctggcccaaaacatgtcttctttaaaaataaattaatgaataaatggggACTGGTTCAATCCTAGTGACTTAAACACTTGcactgaatgtgccaggatactaaatgtgtttgtgcccctgcagctccactacccatccagctccctatttgtggcctgagaagcagtggaggatggctcaatacCTTAGGACCCTAAACCAACATTTGAGATCCtaaggaggctcttggctttggatcagctcagctcagctcaggttcagctacagccattgcagccacttggagagtgacccagcagatgcaagatcttcctctctgtctctccttctctctataaaatctgccttcccaataaaaataaattaatcttttcaattataaataagtaaataacaagaaagaaaaaccaatttTTAAGTACCATCACTCCGGTTATGGGAAAGAAACACATGAAGACACATTCCTCAGCAAAAATGTTACCGTGCCATTCCCAAGGAAATTGAAGATCAAGACCACTGACCTGGGGAAGAGCAGGGAGGAGACTTTTTTTCTCACTGATGCCCCCACAGGACCATGCAGAGGCTCAAAACATGGACAGTGCCCTCAGCTGCATCATCAGTGCTATGAGCCAGTCCCACAGACAGTCAGAAATCAGCATGAAGCCAACATGCACACCAACCTCTGTGCATCCCTAAGCActccctgtgccctgggaaagatGGATCCAGGAAGCACCAGAACTAGCTTTGCCCTGGAGGACCAGAGCTGATCTGGGATGCTTCTCCACCCAGGAGGGCAACTCACCTGCACTGCGCCAGCTGCTGGCCACAaccaggagcagcaggaagccTAACTGGGTCATGGCAACCTAAAGAGAAGGAAGATGAAGGGCACTGGGTAGATATTTGGTTTGTCTACCTCTTTGGTCCCAGGCTGTGCACTCCTGCAAAGACTCCAGGCCCTCTTGCCTTGGGTTGAGTGCCACACATTCCTGCAACCAACGCCATGGCTACACCCCTGAATTGTAACAGGAGCTCCCCAACTCACAGACTGTTGGAGTTCCAGATGCACTTTGTCCAGCACCGGTCACAGCCTCCTTGGCACCTGCACAGGAGCTGAAtggagatgggagctctctctgcagAGGCTGCTGATGCAAGATGAGAAGCTGAGCCCTTTATGGAAAAAGCCCAGTGAGGGCCAGCCCAGATATCCAGCCACACCCTCCTTGGGCGTGATGCCCGTGGATGGACAGCCCTTGTTCACTCAAGGAAGGTTTACACAGTGATAACCCTTGAAATTCATACACTCTGAGGGATAAATGCTAAAGTCATCTGCAGGCATGGGTCCAATATTTGGGAAACTAAATGATTGTATGTCTCAAAAAATAAAGCACAAGTAGGTGAGTAAACCACCTGGAGTTGCCGTCACTtggttttctttgtgtctttattttctgaaaagtaaaatctttttaaaattaaacagctACTATTATCATCACTTCTCCCCAAAAAGGAAACTTTAACAAAAAGGAGAATCACTTCAAAATAATATTAATGATTTAG
This window of the Ochotona princeps isolate mOchPri1 chromosome 2, mOchPri1.hap1, whole genome shotgun sequence genome carries:
- the LOC101519616 gene encoding intelectin-1 isoform X1, whose protein sequence is MTQLGFLLLLVVASSWRSAAVNYTDPMRQTCYYSPSLPRSCKEIKEKCPASRDGLYFLRTENGVIYQTFCDMTSGGGGWTLVASVHENNMGGKCTQGDRWSSQQGNRADYAEGDGNWANYNTFGSAEAATSDDYKNPGYYDIKAQDLEIWHVPNKTPLKQWRMRSLLRYRTNTGFLQFLGHNLFGLYKRYPVKYGLGKCWIDNGPVSPVVYDFGDAQKTASYYSPIGQKEFVPGFVQFRVFNNERAVNALCAGIKVTSCNTEHHCIGGGGYFPESNPVQCGDFSAFDWDGYGTHRGYSNSREITEAAVLLFYR
- the LOC101519616 gene encoding intelectin-1 isoform X2; this encodes MTQLGFLLLLVVASSWRSAAVNYTDPMRQTCYYSPSLPRSCKEIKEKCPASRDGLYFLRTENGVIYQTFCDMTSGGGGWTLVASVHENNMGGKCTQGDRWSSQQGNRADYAEGDGNWANYNTFGSAEAATSDDYKNPGYYDIKAQDLEIWHVPNKTPLKQWRMRSLLRYRTNTGFLQFLGHNLFGLYKRYPVKYGLGKCWIDNGPVSPVVYDFGDAQKTASYYSPIGQTLHWWRRILP